Genomic segment of Andrena cerasifolii isolate SP2316 chromosome 16, iyAndCera1_principal, whole genome shotgun sequence:
GTACCATTAACAGCACATTAAAACAGCATAAATTTAAGTACCAAAAAAACAGCTGAAACGAGTGTGTACCATGGTTAAAGGGTAAATTATATAAGAGAAACGTAGCGGGTATAGCTCCACAACGGATATTAACAGTAGTCTGAGCAGGGGAAATTGAAGGTCAGTCAGATGAAGCCAGTTAGTTGCGATAAGGTGTGCATGTGGATAATGTATCTATGTACATACACAGGCAGCTCTATGTGCCCATAAAATCTAAGAGATACCAGAGAGAAGAAAACATGGTTAATTGCTATTCCGACAAATATACGTGAATTAATTAATGCAACGACGACGTCAACAAAAAGGGAAACTTCGTCGAATCTTATAAGAAATGTAAATAATCTGTTGCgtactattttttctttttcatcgaGTCTGAACTTTATATATTGAAAAGTACATTATTCCGCGTCGAAGACGATCAACTGACTGTCACGCGTGAAATCCCGCTCAATTGTTAATTACAGACGCAAGGCATTTAAGAAATTGTATACATGTAAAAGTATCCGTAAGTACCGCGATGTTTTCCGCGATCAACGTGCAGAAACTATTTTGAGACCGGGCCCTTTGGCGATTATATAAAAACCGGCCGTAAAACGAATTTAAAAGCCATGGGCAAGAAAATCCTAGGAAGTTAAATGGCAAGATGAGTGCGCATAAGACTGTCGATTAAACTGCATGGGCTTCGCTAAAAGTGTTATGCTTTTCGCTGTTAACGCATTAATGGGATTGAAAAACACTCGTACCTTGCTGTCGCAGCCCCTGGATACCGCCGATGTGCTCACTGACAGTCTTAATATAAAAGTCCCGGACGAAATCTTCAATTCCCGTAATCCCCGATGAGCGGGCAAGCATCTTAGCAGCTTCAACGCCATTCCGATTTCTTTTAAAAAccctgaaaattttttaaaaaggaagtCCTAACAGGGCAGCCGACTGTCCAGCAAAGTGTAAGTACTTATGTGCCGGGTGAGCGGCTTAAAAACCAGACACAAAATATGCGATAGTTAGATTGAATCTTCCCTGCCTGAGGGACAGAGCGCCGAATTTTGATTGCACATGCAAATAGAGAAAACAGCGACATCGCAGCACGGAGAAATAGAAACACGAGTGGCCcgtgattttcgtcaatttaatatatttatttctctgCCACGCAATAACTCGAATTTAGAAGGAAGATATTTAATTCCCTTGTATTAAATTTATCTTATCATTGGTGCAATTCGTTACGCGCAACCATATCTCCGTGTATCGCAGCGTGAAATTGCGCTCCGTAGGTGAAGCATTGGAAATTTTCATACGGCACAGGATAATTGCGATTTTTTGATTGGATGGCTAACCCGTGGTTTACAAAAAGCGTGCACTTTTGAACATACCGTCGAGGATCACGGGCCGAAACTTtcggtttttaaattattcggtCGGTTACGAGCGGCGGTTCGCCCGATTAATTGCACGTTAAACGTCGATCTGATCGATCCCGGTATTTTAACCAGCCCGCATTAACTTTGGTCGCCATTCTATTTACGGTTACGTTCGCTGTGGTGCTTTCGCCCGTATAGCAGAAGTAACGAAACTATGGTGCATCTTGGAAAAACGTCATGTCAATAGCTGCGAGCCGATAGATTCGTCTGACTATGGATTTATCTTGCTAGCGGCGTGTCAATCGGAATTCGGAATCGCCTCGATCGCCGGCAATACTCGACGATTAAAGCCACGCAGCCACGTTTATTCCATTCCGTTGCTTGGCCACAACTATTTAAGACCCGGGTCTCATGTAAACAGCACGCGGCTCCTATGTGTCATCAAAACTAATGACGCTTATTATGTAATTTGCGTGCACGGGGGAATGCTATGGTCGAAAAAACGTGGATGAAATTTGCTGGAGTTCGAGTCACCAGCGGTGTCTTTCGAAAATGACTGACTTTCCTTCTTCTGCTTTTGCAAGGTGAGTCGAGCGGTGCCCCATTTCGCACCTATATCACACGATCTTCTTTGCTTTTCCTTGTATCCGCGATAGAACCGAACGTTTTTACGTGTCCTCGGATCGTTCGCGTTAAACGTatgcttaatttttaatttgacgacgattattatcattatccttAACCTAGAATCGCGACAGCCGGTTCTGCTGCGATCTCGTGAACGCGATTTACCGAACGATTCATAATGACTTGAATCttttttctttccctttttctcATATTAATCGATCGAGTTTCCCGAACTCTTGCAGCTTGTAATCGCCTCGCTTGATTAAGTTAAATTGATAATATCGGTTCGAGCGTATCGGCGGTAAACGTAAGCCTAATTTATATGTATTTATCCTTAATTTCGGAAGGTCAGTAATGTTTTAATGGTTCTTTTAAATTGTGTACGGCACGTGAAACACGGTGGTTCTCAAATAACGTAATCTTTTGTGCTCTCTATTTGTAATCAGTGTTAAGAGATCTAAATAGAAATCATCTTCCCGCTCGATTAAGATTTGTAGCGCGAGCATAAAtggaaatgatttttaaatggcTTGGGCATCTGTTTATTCACGTTCTCCAAACATTGTTATTGAAATTAGTATCAATACGAATTACTGGCAGAGATAGCGCTATCTCTTTTGTTTCCAAATAATGTTAGTAAAATACGATAATTCCATATTCGTACAAGAATTAGCATCGCAAATTACAATTTAAAGGCTTATCGATTGTATCTTGGTTTTTATACAAGAAACAGTGCGAAGTGTATGAAACAGTGCATTATCTTACCTACTACCCAGCGGTCCAGCCATTTCTTTATGGAAGTCTTAAATGAGATTGTCGCAAGCCTTCAAAAGTTGAGTAAACGAAATATATAAAGTTATTCGGAGTCGTCAAAGAATAATCACTCGGACTCTAGCCACTGTTTTGTGACAGTAACAGGTTATGCCGATCCATTTCTTATTAATTACAAGAAGATTGCAATAGTTTGTGTCTTGCAGGGTAATCAGTAACGTGTTGACTTGTATAAAATGTATTGCTCGAACCTGCTTTGTGATATTAAACAACTGCTATTGTATACCTACGTACGTAGTATGGATGACACTATTGTTCCCCGTAAAAGTTTATCAGCCGCAAGTATATTGGCGGATCGAGGGACTATTTTTCCATTGGCTGTTAGCGATGGTTTCAATGTGGACTTGGTCCGCAGGCTATGATAGTAAGTACGCAAACGATATACACTTCTTACCTATATACATTTAACATtcacataaacaaataaacgaaATTCAATTCGACAGTAATAGAGCAAGGAGATGATATACAGAAAATCATTAGCGAAAGGACATTAGTAATAGCGAATCATCAAAGTACCGGCGACGTTCCTATTCTAATGACAACGTTTAACGCAAAACCAAATGTGTTGCCTAATCTGATGTGGATTATGGACAGGATCTTTAAATTCACTAACTTCGGCATAGTCTCCATTTTACATCAGGACTTCTTTATCGTGTCTGTAAGTCGACATACATAATTTACTAATCCGACGGCGTACGAATTTACATAAATAACGAGGatatatttgttctaatatcagGGTCGTAAACGGAGGGAAGAAAGTTTAAAGAAGTTAGAAAAACATATAAAAGCCTCGTATATTCCACGTAATAGGAAATGGATGGTTCTGTTCCCAGAAGGAGGTTTTTTATGTAAAAGACGGGAGACGTCGCAAAAGTATGCCAAGAAGAATGATTTGCCCATTCTTGAAAATGTAACTTTGCCACGGGTCGGAGCAATGCAGACTATATTTGATACGATCGGCCCATCGCAGGAGAATAGTAGATCGGATCGGCAGATAAATAGCAGACCAAGTAAATAATCTGACAAATCATACGTTAAGCTTATCGTATTATTTCACGTTTTGTAAAGTTCATGTGAAATCTCTGTATTATTTTCAACTACAGGTATGGAAGTAGCTAAGCCAGAAATCAATTGGATTCTTGACATAACAATAGCATATCCTCAGGGTAAACCAATTGATTTACCTACAATTATAACTGGTTCTAGACCGCCGTGCGAAACAGTATTGTTCTATCGAATTTATCCTAGTTCAGTGGTAAGTTCCAGAGCACAAATTAATCCTCTTCCTACCTGTTACGCGAAGGTACTTGAGCCGCATGATCGTTTTCAGGTTCCTCGAGAACCGGAACTATTGTCCAAATGGTTGTACGATAGGTGGGCTGAGAAAGAAGcacttttggaaaatttttataagtacggAACGTTTTTTGGTACACAAGCATCGGCCAATGAAGGTTCCAAGGTCCATCAGGATCCGTTGAGATTCCTAGtcgttcatttattttttataacgtCTAGTTATATACATTACAATATGTTTGCATACATGCTCTCTTGCTTCTGGTAAAACGTCTTATGCTATACAAGGAATTACGTTCAAATATAGGTGAAAATTTCTGATGTAGTGAAGTAAAACTATTCCTGCCTTAAATATTATTCTTGATGTTGACTAACAAAACTAACGAGTGTATGAATTGTCAATTCCAAGCGAATGTTTGTAAACTAGATACGTCATAGGTAGTTAATTGCTACTAGTATTTTTAACGCTCCGAAGACTTATCCGATCCCATGTCTGCTACACCAATTGAACGAATGTCATACGCCGGAGCTATCCGCGATTCCTCATTACTGGGATTTAAACAACTTTGATATTAGAACAGGGAAATTATTGTTCAGTTGGCTAGGTTCATTACGGCAAATTGTTTGCACGGTTCTATAGATCTAGATTATAGTTAGCCATTCctcagaatatttattttaacttaTATAATGAGGCGCATAGGATACTTCACGATGTTATATTTATGACGTAacttttgtaatgaaattatGAAAGCTTGTCTTTAACAAGTTTGATGAAATCAGTAGCGTAAGGTTGCCAGGAGTTTGACGGCAgtcttattttatttaaatgaaaagatAGCTCAGATTCATTTCAACGAATAGGCTACTAAATACTGACGCTTGAGCAGCTCCGAAGGCATAGAGAcgatttaaattttccttttgtAGAAAATTCAATTGTAAAGAGTACACTTTACTGTTCATATTTAtataagttaaacgatttaacACTTGTTAATTCAATTACATGTATCTAATGCTACCACTTATGTGATAGCTTCGAATGCGCTATATTAATGTAAACATTATCGTTCGTATTTCTCGATTTTCCGCGAAGTGTGAAAATGTGTCTACGCGTGACTAAATGTCTGGAGGACTTGGCAGCATTTCAGGGGCGTGGGGGGATTCTCATAGTATCCTGCATGTGTGTTTTTGTAATATCTTAAGTAGAATTTCTAATATTCTATGAGATGGAATTGCAAGATCTAACAGTTAAATGGTTGCCGCGATCGTAGAAGCGGTAACGATAAGTAACCATTTCAGGAAAGATATCCATTGATTTGTGATAACACGATGAAAagaaagaatatttttcaatgcgAAGTCAATCATACaaaccataattttttaaatcacgtATTAGAAAACTTACATATAAGTTCATAACTCTACGAGGAGGTAGACGTGAATTTACTACAAATTGTTCGGAAACAGAGGGGAAAATAAAAAGCGGTATCATAAAATCAGTCGGAGTAAGTAAGGTGTGTATGTTCGTTGCTAAATCTCAACCGATAATAATGCTATTCAGTAAAGGAAGACTATACGTCAGCTGTGCCTTGTTCCTACGGACAAACTTCAGTGTTAGTTGTATATATGCATACGCAAATCTCATAGATAATTTTCATAGTTAAATCAGCgcctataattaatttttaagatatCCAGGTTCCATCATTTTACAAGAAAGGGAGAcatagaattaataataaatgaaactgTATCCTCTATGCTGCCTAATTGGTTATTATAAACTGAAAGTTGTAACCCGAAAACCGAAAGCAATTTCTAGACTGATTCATTCTGGGAAATAAATCGGACAAAGAGCATAGCAAACAAAGCCACGCGTTGTTATGTAACGAGCATAGTCACTAATTTTATCTGTGGTTACTATTAACAGGAAGCGTTTTAAATGTACGGCGTGCCCGTTTCGATGGTGGGATAAAATGTAACTGTACAAGACAAGAATTTTGATAAGATCGATGTTAGTCGCATTAAATAATAGGTATAGACATTATGCGCATACTAAGAACATTCACTTCCTATAATATGCAAGCATATTGAGACATGGAAATGTTCGAATTTATAAATTCGCGGCGGGGGCACGCAACCGTTGAAAAGTACGAGTGCTGTTTGCATTTCTCTGCATTTTATTGCATTTAACGCGAAAGATGGGAAGCGCAAGCGctagaaatttatttgcaagGCGGAAGGTTTTTTCATAGCAGGCAAGCTACCGaatcaaaataatttatattagtgaattcaataatttcttctttctcATTCACATTACAACACTGCATTTCCAGTTGGTAACGGGATAGCCAAATACTGTTAACGTTTAGTTCCATATCTTTACGAAATATTTATGCGGATCCAT
This window contains:
- the LOC143377752 gene encoding acyl-CoA:lysophosphatidylglycerol acyltransferase 1 isoform X1 translates to MTDFPSSAFARNSAKCMKQCIILPTTQRSSHFFMEVLNEIVASLQKVISNVLTCIKCIARTCFVILNNCYCIPTYVVWMTLLFPVKVYQPQVYWRIEGLFFHWLLAMVSMWTWSAGYDIIEQGDDIQKIISERTLVIANHQSTGDVPILMTTFNAKPNVLPNLMWIMDRIFKFTNFGIVSILHQDFFIVSGRKRREESLKKLEKHIKASYIPRNRKWMVLFPEGGFLCKRRETSQKYAKKNDLPILENVTLPRVGAMQTIFDTIGPSQENSRSDRQINSRPSMEVAKPEINWILDITIAYPQGKPIDLPTIITGSRPPCETVLFYRIYPSSVVPREPELLSKWLYDRWAEKEALLENFYKYGTFFGTQASANEGSKVHQDPLRFLVVHLFFITSSYIHYNMFAYMLSCFW
- the LOC143377752 gene encoding acyl-CoA:lysophosphatidylglycerol acyltransferase 1 isoform X3 gives rise to the protein MTDFPSSAFARVISNVLTCIKCIARTCFVILNNCYCIPTYVVWMTLLFPVKVYQPQVYWRIEGLFFHWLLAMVSMWTWSAGYDIIEQGDDIQKIISERTLVIANHQSTGDVPILMTTFNAKPNVLPNLMWIMDRIFKFTNFGIVSILHQDFFIVSGRKRREESLKKLEKHIKASYIPRNRKWMVLFPEGGFLCKRRETSQKYAKKNDLPILENVTLPRVGAMQTIFDTIGPSQENSRSDRQINSRPSMEVAKPEINWILDITIAYPQGKPIDLPTIITGSRPPCETVLFYRIYPSSVVPREPELLSKWLYDRWAEKEALLENFYKYGTFFGTQASANEGSKVHQDPLRFLVVHLFFITSSYIHYNMFAYMLSCFW
- the LOC143377752 gene encoding acyl-CoA:lysophosphatidylglycerol acyltransferase 1 isoform X2, whose product is MTDFPSSAFASAKCMKQCIILPTTQRSSHFFMEVLNEIVASLQKVISNVLTCIKCIARTCFVILNNCYCIPTYVVWMTLLFPVKVYQPQVYWRIEGLFFHWLLAMVSMWTWSAGYDIIEQGDDIQKIISERTLVIANHQSTGDVPILMTTFNAKPNVLPNLMWIMDRIFKFTNFGIVSILHQDFFIVSGRKRREESLKKLEKHIKASYIPRNRKWMVLFPEGGFLCKRRETSQKYAKKNDLPILENVTLPRVGAMQTIFDTIGPSQENSRSDRQINSRPSMEVAKPEINWILDITIAYPQGKPIDLPTIITGSRPPCETVLFYRIYPSSVVPREPELLSKWLYDRWAEKEALLENFYKYGTFFGTQASANEGSKVHQDPLRFLVVHLFFITSSYIHYNMFAYMLSCFW